In one window of Bemisia tabaci chromosome 4, PGI_BMITA_v3 DNA:
- the LOC109038074 gene encoding uncharacterized protein yields MRTLGVSELTGRHTGENLRDVIIEVLEEYDINIKEVYTSTTDNGSNMMKVSDLLKEMQEAQEIDEASLEVNMQMPEVLDLDFVLLNEDEMVAAEKQSLTTVPCAAHVLQLAVEDFLVKAEVKTLRDKSRVCQSSLAGTQGKICGMS; encoded by the coding sequence ATGAGGACTCTGGGTGTGTCGGAGTTAACTGGCAGGCATACAGGGGAAAATTTGCGGGATGTCATAATCGAAGTTTTGGAGGAATATGACATCAACATCAAGGAAGTGTACACCAGCACAACGGACAATGGGTCGAACATGATGAAAGTTAGCGACCTCCTGAAGGAAATGCAGGAGGCGCAAGAAATAGACGAGGCTTCATTGGAGGTCAACATGCAAATGCCGGAGGTCTTAGATTTAGATTTTGTTCTTCTAAATGAAGATGAAATGGTAGCGGCTGAGAAGCAAAGCCTCACCACCGTACCATGCGCGGCACATGTTCTTCAGCTGGCGGTCGAGGATTTTCTAGTGAAAGCGGAGGTGAAAACTCTGAGAGATAAATCCCGGGTGTGCCAGAGTTCACTGGCTGGCACACAGGGGAAAATTTGCGGGATGTCATAA
- the LOC109038073 gene encoding uncharacterized protein encodes MPVNTSRIQIFTNSLKGVFGWFYSRTIDVFFGGRAYETYNATKIVQCSNLVNPSIDCCEDSELVTPLRPTPILKRTAMPIYRIAIQKDAECQVNFSTKASANVYCQAKPYYRSVKVGTRPIQRKEIATSPMKGSQNDLDSTLQSSEMSSDDVHGDSSYAPSEYASNYSDESSIVAFRKTNDMETLRSLLIGLMKQHPKVYVGLTNSTLCILYRLEKFCKKPKVNLMIVLYNKN; translated from the exons atgcctGTAAATACTTCACGTATTCAAATATTCACAAACAGTTTAAAAGGTGTATTTGGCTGGTTTTATTCGAGAACAATTGATGTATTTTTCGGTGgaagggcgtatgagacttaCAATGCTACGAAGATTGTGCAATGTAGTAATCTAGTT aATCCTTCGATAGACTGCTGTGAAGATAGTGAACTTGTAACTCCGTTGCGACCAACCCCAATTTTGAAGAGAACTGCAATGCCTATTTATCGAATAGCAATACAAAAAGATGCAGAGTGCCAAGTTAATTTTAGTACGAAGGCCTCTGCAAATGTTTACTGTCAG GCTAAACCATACTATCGCAGCGTAAAAGTGGGTACACGACCAATTCAAAGGAAGGAAATTGCCACGTCTCCCATGAAGGGTTCACAAAACGATTTAGACAGTACACTACAAAGTTCAGAAATGAGTTCAGACGACGTCCATGGTGATTCCTCCTACGCCCCCTCGGAATATGCTAGCAATTACAGTGATGAAAGCTCCATCGTAGCTTTTAGAAAAACCAACGATATGGAAACTTTGCGGAGTCTCCTTATCGGATTAATGAAACAACATCCAAAAGTTTACGTTGGTTTGACTAATTCTACATTGTGCATTTTGTACCGACTTgagaaattctgcaaaaaaccCAAAGTTAATTTGATGATTGTTCtatataataaaaattaa
- the LOC140224511 gene encoding uncharacterized protein produces the protein MFVLEGGPITFYLEKMSTPYEKWFQNLQEKLKVSQFKSVQENGPSDTISNAVPSCSEPAWFIAVLFHDKWYLGKVKSVVHTINYTYHHISNNPPKLNPAPQTCPVCVP, from the exons ATGTTTGTGTTGGAAGGAGGACCCATA ACGTTTTATTTGGAGAAAATGTCAACCCCATATGAGAAATGGTTTCAGAACTTAcaagaaaaactgaaagtcaGTCAGTTTAAATCAGTACAAGAAAATGGCCCATCAGATACCATCAGCAATGCCGTCCCGTCCTGCTCAGAACCTGCCTGGTTTATTGCTGTCTTATTTCATGATAAATGGTACCTTGGCAAAGTCAAGTCAGTTGTGCATACCATTAACTACACTTATCACCACATATCAAACAATCCCCCAAAACTCAACCCGGCGCCCCAAACTTGTCCTGTTTGTGTTCCTTGA
- the LOC140224510 gene encoding uncharacterized protein, whose product MRGTCSSAGGRGFSSESGGENSERQIPVVPELIVWHTGENLRDVIIKVLEDYDINIKEVYTSTTDNGSNMMKVSDLLKKMQEAQEIDEAALEVDMQMPEVLDLDFVLLNKDEMVAVEKQSLTAVPCTAHVLQLKVEDFQVKAELKALIDKSRKLGSRILRQNFHRILSIIGGADPPQDPDNPCQNTILVFSQTFLVNYIYVNYF is encoded by the coding sequence ATGCGCGGCACATGTTCTTCAGCTGGCGGTCGAGGATTTTCTAGTGAAAGCGGAGGTGAAAACTCTGAGAGACAAATCCCGGTTGTGCCGGAGTTAATTGTCTGGCACACAGGGGAAAATTTGCGGGATGTCATAATCAAAGTTTTGGAGGATTATGACATCAACATCAAGGAAGTGTACACCAGCACAACGGACAATGGGTCGAACATGATGAAAGTTAGCGACCTCCTGAAGAAGATGCAGGAGGCGCAAGAAATAGACGAGGCTGCCTTGGAGGTCGACATGCAAATGCCGGAAGTCTTAGATTTGGATTTCGTTCTTCTAAATAAAGATGAAATGGTAGCGGTTGAGAAGCAAAGCCTCACCGCCGTACCATGCACGGCTCATGTCCTTCAGCTGAAGGTCGAGGATTTTCAAGTGAAAGCGGAGCTAAAAGCTCTGATAGACAAATCTCGGAAGCTGGGAAGCAGAATCCTGAGGCAGAACTTCCATCGCATTCTGTCCATTATTGGAGGAGCGGATCCGCCTCAAGATCCCGATAACCCCTGCCAGAACACAATTCTTGTGTTCTCTCAAACATTTCTTGTTAATTATATTTATGTTAATTACTTTTAA